The genomic DNA ATGATGATTGTGAGAACTGGAGGAGGGGGTGAGCGAGAGGGGGGGGCTAGGGAaagagagggattgagggagggtgggagagagcatGTTTATTTAAGTTTTCATCTCCCGTCTCAGACAGAGTACAGACTACAGAGGATAATGAGAAACAGATCTtgcaagggagggagagagagggagggagagagggaggggggtgagcCTGGGAGAGCAAGGGGAGTAACATGGGGGAGGGAAAAGAAAAAGGCTGAGATGGGTAATGGGAGTAGGAAAGGAGAATGACAAGACAGAGGGGGTAAATCATGTAAACACCACAGGAAACAGCCTGGCCTCCTTATGCTCTCTGAATGACAGCGAAGAACCATGGTCCTTTTTATGACAGAGAGCACAGGGACATACAGTGAGGCCACAGCAAGGAGGAACAGCCCACCAGCCAAACATCTGGCTCAAGAGGGTCACTTCATTACTTTTTTACACTCGAGTTGATACCTTTAAAAAGTCTGGTGTTTGAGGGAGGGAGCGAAAACAGAAAACTTCTGGAAATACAAGGATGTACTGTCAAACTGTCAGAGGAAATGTAGGCAATAATctataggctatagcctactTAACATATTAGTTATGTTAAGACctgggaaaaagtttttttttaaacgtaaACTAAGCACAGTATGTGAAAAGAAACATCCCGGCTCATGGACACAGGCAgggggaaaaggggagaggggagggtgagagggtctCATTGACTGACAAACGAAATGTCCAATTGAGATCGAGTAACGGTCCAAACTGGGCTGGGCAACTCACCCAAAGGCAATTAAGGGTAAAGGACGACAAAATATTTGATACACTTTTTTTTCTGGTCGGATAGAAGAAAGGATGGCGACAGAGTATTAGAATTAAAGACTGATAGATAGCCTGTGATGGAATAGATAGATACCGGTCCTATGGCTAACGGACTTCAAAGAACTCAACGATATATTTATTTAAATCTGTCTTCTCCAAAACTTCGAATGAAAAGGACCAAGGAAATTatcattatgaaataacacagcaGATCACACACTCTTTTCAACTGGGAGTTCTCTTCTTCCGTTTCGCAGACTTTTTTTCGCTTGCTGTGGGGATGGGGGCTGCGCCGGGTTCTGGTTGGGAGGAGGGGGAGTTCGAGTTCAAGTTGGTTTTTGAGGAGGACCCGACGCGCCAACTCCGGGGCCCATCCCCGCTGTGCAACGCGGACCAGGAGCACACTATCgtgggggagaggacagagagcgcCCTGTCGCTCCTAGAGTCGAGCAATACTGGTTAGAACCCTTTCTTGaatagtgtgtgtgactgtttgtgAATGTGGGAGAGATTGAccgagagagagattgacagataAGGAAAGGAAGATTGAAGGCCGTTCAATGGTCCCCAATGTAGGCAACTCATCCACAACGTAGAGACATTcctctgtgtgtggtgtatataATGTGAATGATTTAGTTGACTTGTTCTGAGTACGTTTATCATTTATTTGTACAATTATTTGGcctaatgttctctctctctctacccaggtaTAGATAGATGACTTGTGTGTCtgatcagggctctccaaccctgttctttgagagctaccctcctgtaggttttcactccaaccccagttgtaactaacctgatttggTTGATCAACCAGCTTATTATTAGAATCAGACACGCTAGATTGGGGTTGGATTGAAAAACTACAGgacagtagttctccaggaacagggttagagagccccggtctggatgtactgtatgtgcaCACGTGCTTATCTGTGTCTGGGGGATGTGTGTTCATGTGCATGGAGTTCTTGTGTTCTGTAGCCTACTATGTGTGCTGTGTattgcatgcttgtgtgtgtgtgtgtgtgtgtgtgtgtgtgtgtgtgtgtgtgtgtgtgtgtgtgtgtgtgtgtgtgtgtgtgtgtgtgtgtgtgtgtgtgtgtgtgtgtgtgtgtgtgtgtgtgtgtgtgtgtgtgtgtgtgtgtgtgtgtgtaagagcagAACTCAATGTGGTTTTAATCAGCTGTGCGTGTGAGTGGAGTTAACAGCTGCCATCTGGATGGAACCGCAATCTCTGTTTACTGAGCATGCACCACATACAcacctccctccattctcctctcctctcctctccatctactattcctctactctctttccgttctccctctcctctccctccgttctgcctctcctctccctccgttctccctctactctccctccgttctccctctccctctcctctcctctccctctactccctctgctctccatttactatccctctactctccctccgttctccctctcctctccctccgttctgcctctcctttccctccattctccctctactctccctccgttctccctctcctctccctccgttctccctctcctctcccctcactcctttCCCCTTTCAGCTTTTGATACACACCCCTCTCACCCACTAAAGCATTTATTTCCTGCCCACACTGGCATACAACACGTATACCACACCCCAACCTAGGGATGTTACCACAGTGTATATTGTACCTTATAACTGATGCACTAGGCTGACCAATGATCCATACTGGAAAGTGATGCACACAGTGCTCTACAGTGAACCTAACTGTCCCGTACTGTCTATTGCACCACAGCAGGGAAATGTTTGATGTAAAAACACAAATATGGAACATTTACTTACCTATTTTATAAACAACCTTAAGCCCCCTCTACATTATTTCTGAAGCAATAGAGTTAGGGTATGTTTTTTATAGTTGTAGTGGACATAACTGGTTACTCTGAAACTTTAATGTATTCTAGATCTGTACCATCTCTTTACAGTGAACTCAGTAGGCTAAAGCTTACCATGTCAACCTGTAACTGGGAGACTACTAACAACCCTCTCCAACATTTTTGTTTGGTCACAGAGAGCCACCTGGATACCACTCACGTAGGCCAGCCAATCGGCATCCCTACCCCAACGTATTCTTCAGCCAGTCAAAGGGCTGGGATGCATTCCCCGCCCCCCAGGCGTGCCTTGGTGAGGGAGTTCAGTGGGACCTATGAGAGCCTTCCAGCGAGATCTGTACAGGTGAGCGAATCGGAGATGTCCAGTTACTCTCCTGGTCAGTGAGAGTGGGACAGTGACTCATAAATGTATGTCATAAATGATGCTAAAAGCCATACAGTTCCCTACAGTATGGTTGCCTGACGACTCCAACAATTCTTCCGCTGCTCTATGTTCGCAacatacttcagtctgagactgTCATCATTGAAGTCATTTGTGATGAAAATTCATGGTGTTGTACAAAAGAAAGTCATCAGCGATTGGATCATCAGTAACCAATCAGAGTATAAAAGCCAATTAcgaatgtttatttatttgagtgatattttatttgaatgatttTGTGATATTCAATTATGATCTTGTCTTATCGCTGCAACTCCAAAACGGGCTCGGGAGAGTCGAAggttgagtcatgcgtcctctgaaacatgacctgccaatccgcgcttcttaacacctgccctctcaacccagaagccagctgcaccaatgtgtcagaggaaacaccgttcacctGACGACCGAattcagcctgcaggcgcccggccctccacaaggagtcgctagagtgcgatgagccaagtaaagcccccccggccaaatcctcccctaacctggacgaggctgggccaattgtgcaccgccctatgggactcctggtcacggccgttgtgacacagcctgggatcgaactcgggtctgtagtgacgcagtGCCATTGAGCGCTGCGCCCCCGACAAATTTCCTAAATGCCACTTTACCCAtgtgtgttctggctctggcccaacccatcggtttaTGGGACCAATCAGCAATCAGAACAGTTAGAATGTGTTTGCATTCTAGAAATTTTtggggaggtactcagatccCCACTCATTGCGGAGAAGAAACTATCGGCCGTGGGCGTGGCGTAGCGTTTGACCGGAACCGGTTGGGTGGGCAGGCAAACACTATGGTCCCTGCATTTCTCTATTGTTAATGttctaacttctctctctctctctctctctctctctctctctctctctctctctctctctctctctctctctctctctctctctctctctctctctctctctctctctctctctctctctctctctctctctctctctctctctctctctctctctctctctctctctctctctctctctctgtctctctctctctctctctctctctctctctctctctctctctctctctctctctctctctctctctctctgtctctctgtctctctctctctctctctctctctctctctctctctctctctctctcaggtgtcaGAGTCCCATGTGTTGGAGTGCCCTAGCATCCAGATCACCACTATCTCCCCAGAGGATGTTACTGCCCCAGTAGGAAGTAACTTCTGGGACACAGGGGGTGGATGGGACAGGGAGCGCCTCTACCTTCCCCTAATGGACCCATTCTGCTACCGCGAAGGCAGCACCGGCGCTGGGTCCCTGAGCCcaagccctgcctccagccccTCCTCTCGCGGCTGGCTCAGTCCTGCGTCCAGCTGTGATTCGctgctggtggaggaggaggagctcaATGAGGTCACCTCCCATTTCTGCCTGTCACCCTCCTCCCGGCCCACCTCACCGGGGGGTAAGAAGCGCAGGAACTCCCCTCTGGCCTCCCCCTGCACGTCCCGCAGGAGCAGCTACTCTGAGGACCACTCCTGTACCCTGGAGGGAGAAGACTCCACCTCTCAGTCACAAGCTCACAACAGCAGCTTTGAGCTGAGCATTCCACAGAAAACTAGGAAGACGTCACTGGAGCAGGTAAggtggctggctggtggttcttAGAAATTAGGTTCCATAGAGGTTTGTCTTGATGCTCAACCAGAAATCCATTGTTTGTGTCCTCCAGGTCTCCCCCAGGGATGTGGAGCAGGAGCAGAGTCCAGCCCATAGCTCCCACTGCCCACTGCCAGAGCCACTGCAGCAAAGGAGAGAGGTTGCAACCATGGGCATGGACTACCTGTCTGTGCCCCCTGCTCTGGGCTGGGGGAGGACCAGAGCCAGCGCCCACAGCCCTATGTTCAGGTTACACACTATGTTTATACAGTATCCCTCAACACTGTGTTGACTTGCCATTATTATTGTTTGGATTGGCCAGGATAGCCTACTCCGCCCACACATCTGACAGGTCCATTGTTCTTACAGATCCAATGCTCTACCGCCACTTGATTGGCCACTGCCAACTCAGTTTGACCAATATGAGTTGCGTATCGAGGTGCAGCCCCGCCCACACCACCGAGCCCACTACGAGACAGAAGGAAGCAGAGGAGCCGTCAAGGCATCACCAGGGGGACATCCGGTTGTTACGGTATAATAAATGGATTCAATTAAAGAAAGCTTGATTTGTTTATGGCGTCAATCCCAGActaacatatacagtatatatctaaACAACAGCTCTTTTTTCTGTCTCTCCCAGCTGACTgggtacacagagagacagccccTCTCTTTGCAGGTGTTTGTGGGAACAGCTGATGACAGGTCCATCCGGCCTCATCCTTTCTATCAGATACACAGGTAGGTTACCGTGCAACAATACACCAATCAAGCTATGATAGTATGTGCTACATCAGTGTTttgatgtgtttttgtttttgttgttaaGATGCTTCTTTTGATCCTCAGGGTAACAGGTAAGATGGTGGGTACTGCCAGTCAGGAGAGTGTACAGGCTGGCACCAAAATACTGGACATCCCCCTCAACCCAGAGACCAACATGACTGCCCTGTGAGTATCTACCAGAGAGATAAAGCTCATAGATATCAACGGCTTTGTATGGGGGTAACTGAGTAGGCAGAAAGAATAGCTTTCCTGTATGTGTGTAAATGCTATTTTGCactgtgtgagtgtctgtctgtgtgctgagTATAACAGCCTATCTCTGTTTCAGCATTGACTGCGCTGGCATTCTGAAGCTGAGGAACTCGGACATCGAGctgaggaaaggagagacagatgtaggGAGGAAAAACACACGTGTGCGCCTAGTGTTCCGTACCCACCTCCCCCTTGGCCTTCCCGTGGCCCCGCCTGGACGGATGCTGGCCCTGCAGGTTACCTCCGTGCCTATTGAGTGCTGTGAgtatggcaggtagcctaacggttagagctgaccctgtaaaacaacacattgtGACCATGCAAAACTTATTTTTTTCTCCCTGTCCAGTCTCTTACTTTGAGCTTGTATTTTGATAAGGTTTCTGAATATCCTAGTGAATCATCTgtattctgtcctctctctctgtgtctctctgtctctctgtgtctttctgtgtctcgctgtgtttctctgtgtctctctgtgtctcgctgtgtttctctgtctctctgtgtctctctgtgtctcgctgtgtctcgctgtgtttctctgtctctctgtgtctctctgtgtctcgctgtgtttctctgtgtctctctgtgtctcgctgtgtttctctgtctctctgtgtctctctgtgtctcgctgtgtctcgctgtgtttctctgtctctctgtgtctctctgtgtctcgctgtgtttctctgtgtctcgctgtgtctcactgtgtttctctgtctctctgtgtctcctcagCCCAGCGCTCTGCTCAGGAGCTGCCAGTGGTGGAGTCAGTCAGTGTCATATCGTGCTCtgtggaaggaggggaggagctACTGTTGGGTGGATCTAACTTCCTGCCCATGTCCAGAGTGCTTTTTATGGAAAGAGGGACAGGTAAAGGGTTCGGGATAGGGGAAGTTAGAAGTTAGGGAATATAGAATTTTTAATTAAAATTAATCTTAGGTTCCCACAAAGATAGGATAACATAacatttgtgtgtgcgtgttcttCTTTTCTTCAATGTGCACCATCCATGAAATTAGGTATAATTAATATCCATATTTACCAGATGGAAAGCTACAGTGGGAAGAGGAGGCACATGTTGACCGTgacaacagtagtgaggtaaaTAGTATGTTTCTGGGTCTATTTGTGTTTCAGCGCATATGTATTAAAACTGTAATGTACATTGTTCATATTGTCATCCCACAGTGCTTGCTGTGTGTGCAAATTCCAGCCTATGGTGACCTGTCTGTGAACCACCCAGTATCTGTGTGCCTTTATGTCTCCAACGGGAAGAGGAAAAGGAGCAGCACTCACTGTTTCAAGTACCTGCCGGGTGAGTCTCCCTTCACTTCATCCATCAGTCTCTCAGCTTAAACTGGAACTATCTTTGTTGTTTTTGGTTCATTTTGAACAATTTATCCTGATGGTATTTATCTACGAGGTTAGGGGCTTATTACCActtattttctctccctctctcagtctcacgctctctctctcgccctcagtCATGTTTAAAGAGGACGACCCTCTGCTCTCGCATCCCTCTGTCTTGCCCCTGGAGGAGGTGACACTCTGCTCCATGGGGGGGGGCAGCAGGGTGGACAGGGGTCTGCACCTGAGGAATGATCCCACGCCCAAGGAGAGAGGGCTAGCTTTGCACCTGCCCCCCTACCCTTCAGCCTACTCTCCCCCCTACCAAGGCCATGGCTACCAGGAGGAGTACTGCCACAAGCCTGaagctgtgggtgacagcagagGTTCTCTGTCAGAAAGACGCCCCAGCTTTGAGAACTTGGAGCTGGGCTTCACCGAGCTACTGCCTCCCCTGTACCCCAGAGTCTCccaacctccctctccctccccatggCTGGACTCCccatacctgtcctcctctccttctccctcccactcctcctctctgagTCCCTTCCCCGCAGGcagccccatctcctcctcctctcttccccacatGACTACCTCACCCTACCCCCACTACCCCTACCCTCAGGAGGTCTGCCACTCGCCTCCTTCCAACTCCAGCCCGTATCAGGACTTCTACCCACCACCATACTCCCACAACGAGGTATGGGACCACCAGGGCAGGGGACCTCGGGAAAGGGAGGCTCAGGCTGGGTCTAAAATGCAGACGACCCCCCTGGAATTTGCCAGCTCATCATCTATTCACCACATTACATTAGAGGAAGGTGAGAAGTTTGCATGTACAGTACGAAGTTCTAATTGGTATTGATCTCCATTGTTACAAGAATAACAATacatataatataacatgtttgaTGGATTGATATACAGCATAAATGAATGTCTAAACTTCTGACTGGCTGCTGTGTCTTTTTGACTACAGTGAATGAGTTCATAGGAGAAGACATCAGATCGTTCCAGTCGGGCTCACAGACGGACAGCCAACCAGGATGACAAGCTCAGTACTGTCCTGTCTGGTTCAGTTGTTATAGTATGAAGCGCTTTATTGCTACCATATCACACCTTTTTCTATGCACTTGGTTTATGATGTATTGCTCAAATATGACAATACTGAATGGGGATTAAATGGCAAGGGCACAGTTGTAAGTATGATTACAGATACATTTTACCGTTTATATAAGGGAGACTAATGTTTTAACCAGTTTTCAATATAAATTATACAAGTAAATGTGTGTTATTGGTCTGTTTGTGGATATGGTTTTGTGTGTGCTTGAATAGCCGATCTCTCTCCTCCTGAGGGTAACATCTATTATCACTGAAGAGAAGTAAGTTTCATTAGGCCCATGTATGCATACAGCCTAAAGCTAGGCTAGAGTGGCTGAGTGAATGCAGTCTGGACTCTATGGAGGCTCATTGTGTCAGAGACGCTGTAGAAGGACAGATCTCCTGCCCTGTGATCCAGGTACACTCTTATCCTAGAGGACTCGGGGTCAGATAGTTTAGTCTCTATGTTGTTATGTAGGAAACTACAGGCTTATTTGACGCAGAGTAAATTCCAGGACTTCTCATTATGAGGCCAAACTGGGCTTCTGGACCAAAGCCCGTCCTCCTGATGTCCTTGTATAAGACTGGTATGTAGGGCCTCTTCCCGCTCCACTCTACCTCCCAGTAACAGCAGCCTCTCTACACAGCATCTGGATACTGTGAAACCTCTCTGTGTGGTTGAGGCACGGTTTGGGCTCCTTCATTGTCACTCCCTGGTCTCTTTCAGTCAGGTGAAGATTGTAGAATTCTGTGTTTGGATCCAATGTGAGCTGACAGAAAtctatggagagaggagagggaggaaacagaacAGAGGTACTTACGACATGTGATTAGTGTAGAATAGACCTTACATTTTGTGTAATAACATACATTTATACTTTCGTTTTAGCTGTTTTTTTTAGCAACAGTGTCTCCTGGTGACAGCGAAGAAAGACATGGATGCACAATTGAATGAAATAGATAATTGATTTTAGATATATTTGTGAAGTATTTCTCTGAGAGGGGCTCTGGGGTGTACATAATCTCCATTGTATTGACTGCAGATGTGGAAAGTTTTCAATTAATAACAACAAAGGGCTCAATCTGATTGGGTGGACCTGgcagggcctggctccccagggGGCGGGCCTGTGTCAacccaggcccacccatgccCACACCCCTGATCAACAAAGGGCTATCAACAATTATGCaccaatccattttagaaaaacgATTGAAGAGCAATATCATTTTCCCCCCAGTTTTATGAAATAGGTTATGTACCACTGCCAAGTTCtatttatgtagtggtgtggaaTATCAGACATATCAGTGTCACACCTGCTCTTAAAATCTGAAGCCAATTCTCTTTCAGgatgtcttcctgtctctctgttagtTCAGACCAATAGGCCTGACCCACAGGGACACTGGATTGGTCTGGAGTTTCAGGAGGGGCGTATAGAGACGGCCATATCTACAGAGGGAACAGTGAGAGGATACAAAATGATACAAATTAGAAATCCATCAACATGCAATCATTGTgtttaaaaaacttttttttacatGTAATACTTGATAATACCTGGAGGAATGTGATCCTCTGTGTGTGAAAGATGCTCCAGTTCAGTGTTTCTTCCTCAGCTCAGCTGCCTGCTCCAGTCTCTGTGTGAGTCCTTCAGGCTGACTCACTGCAGTCTTCTCCTGGGCTCTGATCAGCTCTCACACCTCACAGCACCTTCTCTCTATGGAGTGTATCAGCTCAGTAAAGATCCTCTCACTGTACTCCATTGTTGCCTGTGCAGAGTGCTGGTGGGAGATGCAGAGAGTAACCTGCAGTAACCTGGAGACTGTGTACTCGTGCGCAACCATGGCAGCCAAAGGATCAAACCCAGAGGAAACTGTGGTAACCAGGATAAATGCGCAACCTGTGCGCTGCCTAATACCCACTCCTGGACCCAGCCATGAGAACCATGTGAGGCACACTGGGATCAGTTACATCCAAGCGATAAATCCTCAAAGTCATGTTGGGAAACCCAACTTGCTGCAGCACAGATATCACCAATCATCATGCACCTGAACAACGCCCAAGCAGCCACCACACCCCTAGTGGAGTGAGCATGTACACCAACCCCTGTCCTTTGCTGTCATAGTCCATTGAGATAGCCTCCGCAATCCAATGAGAAAGACACTGCTTAGAAAATCACCCTACCTTGAGCTGGATTAGCGAAACACACAAAAAGTTGGTCACGAACTGGGATATCCTTGGTCCtatccatatacagtgccttcaggaaagtattcagaccccttgacttttcacatttgttacattacagccttattctaaaatggattaaattaaacaaattcctcagcaatctacacagaataccccataatgacaaagtgaaaacaggttttaacataagtattcagacccttgctatgagacttgaaattggttcatcctgtttccattgatcatccttaggatgtttctacaacttgattggagtccacctgtggtaaattcaattgattggacatgatttggaaaggcaaacacctgtctataaggtccacatatgacagtgcatgtcagagcaaaaacaaagccatgaggtcgaaggaattgtccgtagagctcccagacaggcaccgatctggggaagggtaccaaaaaaagaCTGCAGCATTGAAATTCCTCTGAGGAGATGGGaaaatcttccagaaggacaacccatctctgcagcactacaccaatcaggccGTTATGGTAGAGCGGCCGTatggaagccaatcctcagtaaaaggcacatgacagcctgcttggagtttgccaaaaggcaccaaaagactcagaccatgagaaaccagattctctggtctgatgaaaccaggattgaactatttggcctgaaggccaagtgtctggaggaaaccagacaCCATCCGTACggagaagcatggtggtggcagcatcatgctgtggggatgtttttcagcagcagggtctgggagactagtcaagatcgaggcaaagatgaatggatcaaagtacagagagatccttgatgaaaacctgctccagagcgctcaggacctcagactggggcgaaggttcaccttccaacagggcaacgaccctatgcacacagccaagacaatgcaggagtggctttgggacaagtctctgaatgtccttgagttgcccagccagatcccggacttgaacctgatcgaacatctctggagagacctgtaaatagctgtgcagcaatgctacccatccaacctgacagagcttgagaggatctgcagagaagaatggaagaaactccccaaatacagatgtgccaagcttgtagcgtcatatccaagaagactcaatgctgtaatcgctaccaaaggtgcttcaacaaagtactgagtaaagggtctgaatacttatgtaaatgtgatatttcatttttttattttgataaattagcaaaaatgtctaaacctgtttttgtttgccattgtggggtgttgtgtgtagattgatgagagagaaaaaaaaaacatttcatcaattttagaataaggctgtagcataacaaaatgtggaaaaagtcaaggggtctgaatactttccgaaggctctgTATGTGCGTAAAGCATGCACCGGACACAGGCTATGCAACCTCCATTGTTGACTGGAAGCAAATGAAGGAGGTGAGAAAGTGAACAGCTTGAAATCCAGGGACCTGTAAGACATAGGCATAACCTTGGGAGCAAAACCTGCATTAGGATGTAACATCACTTTGGAGTCGCCAGGCACAAGTTCCAAACAGgaaaggaaagacctagttagttgtacaactgaatgcattcaactgaaatgtgtcttccacatttaacccaacctctctgaatcagagaggtgtggggtgctgccataatcgacatccacgtcctTGGCACCGGTGGAACAGcggtttaactgccttgctcaggggcaaaataacagatttttaccttggggattcgatccagcaacctttcggttactggcccaacgctcctatCCGCCAGGCTCCCTTCCACGTGTACTGAGAGCGCATGGAGATCCCCAACGCCCTTGGCCGACACCAAGGCCATGAGCAGGGCAGTCTTGTAGGAAAGGACCTTCAGGTCCACAGACTCCAATGGTTCAAATAGAGGCTTCCCTCCATGGAAGGTGCCAAAGGCTTAGAAACTGGCCTGAACCGGCGCACGCCTTTCAGGAACCGCACCACCAGAGTACGAGACCCCGGGGTAGGGCTGTCAATCCTAAACTTGCGGACGTTGAGGTGCTTGTTTAAAACACGCAAGTCCAGGATGGGACACAACTTTCCATCGCTCTTGGGAACTAAGAAGTACCGGCTGCACCAACTGCTCTATACTTCTGACACTGGAACCACCCGAATAGCCTGCTTTTGAAGACGACAGGTGCTAGGACCACCATGAAAGGAGGAGGACGCACAGAAAACGGCAGGTGGTACCCCTTAGTCACTGTCCAGGTGGTACCCCTTAGTCACTGTCCAGGCGGTACCTCTTAGTCACTTTCCAGGTGGTACCTCTTAGTCACTGTCCAGGTGGTACCCCTTAGTCACTGTCCAGGTGGTACCCCTTAATCACTGTCCAGGTGGTACCTCTTAGTCACTGTCCAGGTGGTACCCCTTAGTCACTGTCCAGGTGGTACCCCTTAGTCACTGTCCAGGTGGTACCACTTAGTCACTGTCCAGGTGCCTTAGTCACTGTCCAGGTGGTACC from Oncorhynchus keta strain PuntledgeMale-10-30-2019 chromosome 23, Oket_V2, whole genome shotgun sequence includes the following:
- the nfatc4 gene encoding nuclear factor of activated T-cells, cytoplasmic 4, yielding MGAAPGSGWEEGEFEFKLVFEEDPTRQLRGPSPLCNADQEHTIVGERTESALSLLESSNTESHLDTTHVGQPIGIPTPTYSSASQRAGMHSPPPRRALVREFSGTYESLPARSVQVSESHVLECPSIQITTISPEDVTAPVGSNFWDTGGGWDRERLYLPLMDPFCYREGSTGAGSLSPSPASSPSSRGWLSPASSCDSLLVEEEELNEVTSHFCLSPSSRPTSPGGKKRRNSPLASPCTSRRSSYSEDHSCTLEGEDSTSQSQAHNSSFELSIPQKTRKTSLEQVSPRDVEQEQSPAHSSHCPLPEPLQQRREVATMGMDYLSVPPALGWGRTRASAHSPMFRSNALPPLDWPLPTQFDQYELRIEVQPRPHHRAHYETEGSRGAVKASPGGHPVVTLTGYTERQPLSLQVFVGTADDRSIRPHPFYQIHRVTGKMVGTASQESVQAGTKILDIPLNPETNMTALIDCAGILKLRNSDIELRKGETDVGRKNTRVRLVFRTHLPLGLPVAPPGRMLALQVTSVPIECSQRSAQELPVVESVSVISCSVEGGEELLLGGSNFLPMSRVLFMERGTDGKLQWEEEAHVDRDNSSECLLCVQIPAYGDLSVNHPVSVCLYVSNGKRKRSSTHCFKYLPVMFKEDDPLLSHPSVLPLEEVTLCSMGGGSRVDRGLHLRNDPTPKERGLALHLPPYPSAYSPPYQGHGYQEEYCHKPEAVGDSRGSLSERRPSFENLELGFTELLPPLYPRVSQPPSPSPWLDSPYLSSSPSPSHSSSLSPFPAGSPISSSSLPHMTTSPYPHYPYPQEVCHSPPSNSSPYQDFYPPPYSHNEVWDHQGRGPREREAQAGSKMQTTPLEFASSSSIHHITLEEVNEFIGEDIRSFQSGSQTDSQPG